A genome region from Maridesulfovibrio salexigens DSM 2638 includes the following:
- a CDS encoding ABC transporter permease: protein MNLFTIPLRNLGRRPLRTILLCAVFTVGVMSVVSIQLLSTVVGNSLEEKMSKFGANILITPKTESLSVSYGGLDLGNVAYGSHELQGTPVLKAVRGIELKERLSAVAPKFAAISKVKGQQVAVVGVSMADELNIKTHWYPLGRFPEKQNEIVIGINAASKLGINPGDALEIEGNKLLTAGILDPTGTEDDNVIFMDIDLLRNSVGRPGAVHFIEVAALCAGCPIDEIVQQIVKAVPGAEVKALQHVVKQRMSAINFVNQMAWTVSGVILLTACFMIGLSIFSAVNERKTEIGLMRSLGFSTGSVFSIFCLEALLMGCISGILGYLGGYFASGEILKNLNMGEAEIAFDPLAFGITFLAVAGLAVLSATIPSIRATRVDPSRTLVSL, encoded by the coding sequence ATGAATCTTTTTACTATTCCCCTGCGTAACCTTGGCCGACGTCCTTTACGTACCATTCTTCTATGCGCAGTGTTCACTGTGGGCGTCATGTCTGTGGTTTCCATCCAGTTGCTCTCTACAGTTGTTGGCAACAGCCTTGAAGAGAAAATGAGTAAATTCGGGGCCAACATTCTGATTACCCCGAAAACAGAATCACTGTCCGTAAGTTATGGAGGACTCGATCTCGGAAATGTAGCTTACGGATCTCATGAATTGCAGGGAACGCCTGTACTTAAAGCTGTTCGCGGTATTGAACTGAAGGAGCGCCTCAGTGCTGTAGCCCCCAAATTCGCCGCCATTTCCAAAGTTAAAGGACAACAGGTGGCGGTTGTCGGGGTCAGCATGGCCGATGAATTAAATATTAAAACCCATTGGTACCCTCTGGGCCGTTTTCCTGAAAAACAAAATGAAATTGTTATCGGTATCAATGCCGCCAGCAAGCTGGGAATAAACCCCGGCGATGCCCTTGAAATAGAAGGAAACAAGCTCCTAACTGCAGGTATTCTTGATCCCACCGGAACCGAAGACGATAATGTAATCTTTATGGATATTGACCTGCTGCGCAACAGCGTAGGCCGTCCCGGAGCAGTACATTTCATTGAAGTTGCCGCCCTTTGCGCCGGATGCCCCATTGATGAAATCGTACAGCAAATCGTCAAGGCGGTACCGGGCGCAGAAGTTAAAGCACTTCAGCATGTTGTAAAACAACGCATGTCTGCCATCAACTTTGTAAACCAGATGGCTTGGACCGTAAGCGGAGTGATTCTCCTCACTGCCTGCTTCATGATCGGTCTCTCCATATTCTCGGCAGTAAATGAACGTAAAACAGAAATCGGGCTTATGCGCTCGCTGGGATTTTCAACAGGATCGGTGTTTTCAATATTCTGCCTTGAGGCACTGCTTATGGGCTGCATTTCGGGAATTCTTGGTTATCTGGGCGGATACTTTGCCAGTGGTGAAATCCTCAAGAACCTGAACATGGGTGAAGCTGAAATTGCTTTTGATCCACTGGCCTTCGGGATCACCTTCCTTGCCGTGGCTGGGCTGGCTGTCCTTTCCGCTACCATCCCCTCAATACGTGCCACACGCGTTGATCCCTCTAGAACCCTTGTTTCACTGTAA
- a CDS encoding periplasmic heavy metal sensor translates to MKRKTLIPLIVVLVLAVASVAMARNGYRNAGYHNGNWAAYEQLTPEKQKQVQDIIKKYESTFQTLKSEQWAKHTELKALVDSGKADKDTIHALVKELSDVRDKLYTEHNKMAAEIEKETGLSFPPMGQGYGKGGRGCGNYQQGCPGGSGNCGNFKQMNCPGGNCY, encoded by the coding sequence ATGAAGAGAAAAACTCTGATTCCGCTGATCGTTGTGCTGGTTCTGGCAGTAGCATCTGTCGCCATGGCACGAAACGGTTACCGGAACGCTGGTTACCACAACGGTAACTGGGCTGCATATGAGCAGCTGACACCTGAAAAGCAAAAACAGGTTCAGGACATCATCAAAAAATACGAATCCACATTTCAAACCCTGAAAAGCGAACAGTGGGCAAAACACACTGAACTCAAAGCTCTGGTGGATTCCGGCAAAGCCGATAAAGATACCATCCATGCTCTGGTAAAAGAACTTTCCGATGTACGTGACAAGCTTTACACCGAGCACAACAAGATGGCCGCTGAAATAGAAAAAGAAACCGGTCTGTCATTCCCCCCCATGGGGCAAGGATACGGTAAAGGCGGCAGAGGCTGCGGTAATTATCAGCAGGGATGTCCCGGCGGTAGCGGTAACTGCGGAAACTTCAAGCAGATGAATTGCCCCGGCGGCAATTGCTACTAA
- a CDS encoding DUF2318 domain-containing protein: MKKMILLLAFLLLPANGFAGMEIGDKELSIPINEVNDGQAHYYSVNLDGKEIRFFVVRSKDGIIRAAFDACDVCYRSKKGYSQQGDFMVCNNCGMRFHSTRINVVKGGCNPSPLARETKDDKLVISLDAVRSGAMYF; encoded by the coding sequence ATGAAAAAAATGATTTTACTTTTGGCTTTTCTGCTTCTGCCTGCAAACGGATTTGCAGGAATGGAAATTGGGGATAAGGAACTGAGCATCCCGATCAATGAAGTAAATGACGGTCAGGCCCATTATTACTCAGTAAATCTTGACGGAAAAGAGATCCGTTTTTTTGTAGTCCGCAGCAAAGATGGAATTATCAGAGCTGCTTTCGATGCATGTGATGTCTGCTATCGCTCAAAAAAAGGATACTCACAGCAAGGTGACTTCATGGTTTGCAACAATTGCGGCATGCGCTTCCACTCTACACGTATCAACGTGGTCAAAGGTGGTTGCAACCCTTCTCCGCTGGCAAGAGAAACCAAAGATGATAAGCTGGTAATTTCTCTGGATGCGGTCAGATCCGGGGCCATGTACTTCTAA
- a CDS encoding ABC transporter ATP-binding protein has product MLKTESISHSYGEGSAAVTVLDNVSIDIPEGGFTSIVGRSGSGKSTLLSVISSLLKPEQGQVYFKEKEITNLPGSEIDRLRKEEFSIIFQSHHLLPYLTAHENVLLPFLDRLAPANKELLERGRECLERVGLAGKEDRLPGQLSGGEQQRVAIARALVKSPSILFADEPCGSLDKSTGNEIIEILHKLNKEGLTIAMVTHDRVHASMAKDTIELEDGKTI; this is encoded by the coding sequence ATGCTTAAGACAGAATCAATCAGCCATAGCTATGGTGAAGGGTCCGCAGCTGTAACAGTTCTGGACAATGTATCAATTGATATACCTGAAGGTGGATTCACCTCAATTGTCGGCCGGTCAGGTTCCGGCAAATCAACCTTGCTAAGCGTCATATCGAGCCTGCTTAAACCTGAGCAGGGTCAGGTTTATTTCAAGGAAAAAGAAATCACAAATCTACCCGGTTCTGAAATCGACAGACTTAGAAAGGAAGAATTCTCCATTATCTTCCAGTCTCACCATTTGCTGCCTTATCTCACTGCCCATGAGAATGTGCTACTGCCCTTTCTGGACAGGCTGGCACCGGCGAACAAAGAACTGTTGGAACGTGGAAGGGAATGCCTTGAACGCGTGGGACTTGCGGGCAAGGAAGACCGTCTTCCCGGACAGTTGTCAGGAGGAGAGCAACAGCGAGTCGCCATTGCGAGGGCTCTGGTAAAGTCACCGTCCATACTCTTTGCTGATGAACCTTGCGGCAGTCTGGATAAATCAACAGGCAATGAGATCATAGAAATACTTCACAAGCTCAATAAGGAAGGACTGACCATCGCGATGGTCACCCATGATCGGGTCCATGCCAGCATGGCTAAAGACACAATAGAGCTGGAGGACGGTAAAACTATTTAG
- a CDS encoding DUF4405 domain-containing protein: MFRKTTSLTSFFSFIVLIITSVILYIVPQGRVAYWADWSMLGLSKEQWGDIHICTGALFLVVSILHIWLNWKPILAYLKKKAGESNFTSPAFFISLTITLFVAFGTLAGLPPMKQVLEFSQDFKAMGEAKYGIPPYGHAELSPLNIFCKRMGLDLDKAAASIKNAGIELESTKESIKSIANKAGLTPKELHEIILKDQPGKENSVKKETSSAPNKQSPSHSAGAGIGRMSVEAYCAKFNLDLNTALGILREKGVIVDKDTPIKEIAGALGLESPRAIGELLNP; this comes from the coding sequence ATGTTTAGAAAAACAACATCCCTGACCAGTTTCTTTTCCTTTATTGTCCTGATCATTACCAGCGTCATCCTGTACATCGTACCGCAGGGCCGTGTAGCCTATTGGGCGGATTGGAGCATGCTCGGCCTCAGTAAAGAGCAATGGGGCGATATCCACATCTGCACCGGAGCACTTTTCCTTGTTGTCTCTATCCTGCACATCTGGCTGAACTGGAAGCCCATTCTCGCTTACCTTAAAAAGAAAGCCGGTGAATCAAACTTTACCTCCCCAGCTTTTTTTATCAGCCTGACTATCACGCTGTTCGTGGCTTTCGGAACTCTGGCAGGCTTGCCTCCCATGAAGCAGGTGCTCGAATTCAGTCAGGATTTTAAAGCTATGGGTGAAGCCAAATACGGTATACCGCCATATGGCCACGCGGAACTCAGTCCGCTTAATATTTTCTGCAAACGCATGGGGCTTGATCTTGATAAGGCAGCAGCATCCATCAAAAATGCAGGCATAGAACTGGAATCTACCAAAGAAAGTATCAAATCCATTGCCAATAAAGCGGGACTGACTCCTAAGGAACTTCATGAAATTATCCTCAAGGACCAACCCGGAAAAGAGAATTCTGTAAAAAAAGAGACATCCAGTGCTCCCAACAAACAATCTCCTTCCCACTCTGCGGGAGCCGGAATCGGTCGTATGAGTGTAGAAGCGTACTGTGCAAAGTTTAATCTTGACCTGAATACAGCACTGGGAATTTTGCGCGAAAAAGGTGTGATTGTTGACAAAGACACCCCCATCAAGGAAATTGCAGGCGCACTGGGACTCGAATCTCCTCGGGCCATCGGTGAACTGCTCAATCCTTAA
- a CDS encoding Spy/CpxP family protein refolding chaperone, which produces MKKKIVIPVVAIMVMAMAGTAMARGGYHGGEHNGYNNGPRQIFEQLTPEKQKEVETIFQKHQDEFQTIKSQMWAKRTELNALVDSGKADQKTISKLVKEMVDLRTKAYNLRKQVNNEIQTATGIEMPMRGFGGGRNFDDDGPRKGHRHNNDYRGCWNS; this is translated from the coding sequence ATGAAAAAGAAAATCGTGATTCCCGTAGTCGCAATTATGGTTATGGCCATGGCCGGAACAGCAATGGCCCGAGGCGGATACCACGGCGGCGAACATAACGGATACAATAACGGTCCCCGCCAGATCTTTGAGCAGCTGACCCCGGAAAAACAGAAAGAAGTGGAAACCATCTTCCAAAAACATCAGGACGAATTCCAGACCATTAAAAGTCAGATGTGGGCAAAACGCACCGAACTGAATGCGCTCGTGGATTCCGGTAAAGCCGACCAAAAAACAATCAGCAAGCTGGTTAAGGAAATGGTCGACTTGAGAACCAAGGCCTACAACCTCCGCAAGCAGGTCAATAATGAAATTCAGACAGCCACCGGAATTGAAATGCCTATGCGGGGATTCGGCGGCGGTCGCAACTTTGATGACGACGGTCCCCGTAAAGGCCATAGACACAACAATGATTACAGAGGGTGTTGGAACTCATAA